In a genomic window of Gossypium arboreum isolate Shixiya-1 chromosome 9, ASM2569848v2, whole genome shotgun sequence:
- the LOC108454850 gene encoding triacylglycerol lipase 2 isoform X1 yields MQVMAFSPTGLLSLVVFMVLVVEPHPAYSSSRGGWFGRNQGAATPLVNGICAASVTIHGYKCEEHQVKTQDGYILNMQRIPEGRIGGNSSGNKKQPVLIQHGVLVDGMTWLLNSPQQNLPMILAENGFDVWLANTRGTRFCRHHVSLQPSQSEFWDWSWDELVSYDLPAVFDFVFNHTAQKIHYIGHSLGTLIGLASFSEGHQEDQLKSAAFLSPVAYLTHMKTALGVVAARAFVGEITTLFGVAEFNPKGQQASIFLKALCNYPGVDCYDLVTAITGKNCCLNASTVDLFLQNEPQSTATKNMVHLAQTVRDGVIAKYNYGRPDYNLMHYGEARPPIYNISNIPKDLPIFISYGGQDALSDVEDVGQLLDNLKYHDVNKLSIQYIKDYAHADFIMGVNAKDIVYNQVVSFFKNQQ; encoded by the exons ATGCAAGTTATGGCTTTTTCTCCTACAGGGTTGTTGAGTTTGGTTGTGTTCATGGTCTTGGTGGTGGAGCCTCATCCAGCCTATAGCTCGAGCCGTGGTGGTTGGTTTGGCCGAAACCAAGGTGCAGCCACTCCACTAGTCAATGGGATATGCGCCGCCTCGGTCACTATCCATGGTTACAAATGTGAGGAACACCAA gtgaaAACCCAAGATGGATATATCTTGAACATGCAAAGAATCCCAGAGGGACGTATAGGTGGGAATAGTAGTGGAAACAAGAAGCAGCCGGTGTTAATACAACATGGTGTACTTGTG GATGGAATGACGTGGCTCCTGAATTCACCTCAGCAAAATCTACCAATGATTTTGGCTGAAAATGGCTTTGATGTTTGGCTAGCCAACACTAGAGGTACTAGATTTTGCAGACACCATGTTTCCCTTCAACCTTCCCAATCG GAATTCTGGGACTGGTCATGGGACGAGTTGGTGAGTTATGATCTACCTGCAGTTTTTGACTTTGTGTTCAACCACACAGCCCAGAAGATTCATTACATTGGCCATTCCCTG GGAACTCTTATAGGTTTGGCGTCATTCTCAGAGGGACATCAAGAAGATCAGCTGAAATCTGCAGCATTTTTAAGTCCAGTTGCATACTTGACCCATATGAAGACTGCACTTGGGGTCGTTGCTGCCAGAGCCTTTGTTGGTGAG ATCACTACATTGTTTGGAGTAGCTGAATTCAATCCAAAAGG ACAACAGGCATCAATCTTTCTCAAGGCTTTGTGCAATTATCCAGGAGTTGACTGCTATGATCTGGTGACTGCAATTACAG GTAAAAATTGCTGTCTCAATGCTTCCACGGTTGACCTATTCCTACAAAATGAGCCTCAATCCACAGCAACCAAAAACATGGTGCATTTAGCTCAGA CCGTTCGAGATGGGGTTATCGCAAAATATAACTACGGGAGACCGGATTATAACCTGATGCATTACGGAGAAGCCAGGCCACCAATTTACAACATCTCAAACATACCTAAAGACCTTCCCATATTCATTAGCTATGGAGGCCAAGATGCACTGTCAGACGTTGAAGATGTAGGGCAGTTGCTTGATAATCTAAAGTATCATGATGTCAACAAGCTGTCGATTCAGTACATCAAGGATTATGCTCATGCGGATTTCATAATGGGAGTAAATGCCAAGGATATTGTGTATAATCAAGTTGTTAGCTTCTTTAAAAACCAGCAATGA
- the LOC108454850 gene encoding triacylglycerol lipase 2 isoform X2, which translates to MTWLLNSPQQNLPMILAENGFDVWLANTRGTRFCRHHVSLQPSQSEFWDWSWDELVSYDLPAVFDFVFNHTAQKIHYIGHSLGTLIGLASFSEGHQEDQLKSAAFLSPVAYLTHMKTALGVVAARAFVGEITTLFGVAEFNPKGQQASIFLKALCNYPGVDCYDLVTAITGKNCCLNASTVDLFLQNEPQSTATKNMVHLAQTVRDGVIAKYNYGRPDYNLMHYGEARPPIYNISNIPKDLPIFISYGGQDALSDVEDVGQLLDNLKYHDVNKLSIQYIKDYAHADFIMGVNAKDIVYNQVVSFFKNQQ; encoded by the exons ATGACGTGGCTCCTGAATTCACCTCAGCAAAATCTACCAATGATTTTGGCTGAAAATGGCTTTGATGTTTGGCTAGCCAACACTAGAGGTACTAGATTTTGCAGACACCATGTTTCCCTTCAACCTTCCCAATCG GAATTCTGGGACTGGTCATGGGACGAGTTGGTGAGTTATGATCTACCTGCAGTTTTTGACTTTGTGTTCAACCACACAGCCCAGAAGATTCATTACATTGGCCATTCCCTG GGAACTCTTATAGGTTTGGCGTCATTCTCAGAGGGACATCAAGAAGATCAGCTGAAATCTGCAGCATTTTTAAGTCCAGTTGCATACTTGACCCATATGAAGACTGCACTTGGGGTCGTTGCTGCCAGAGCCTTTGTTGGTGAG ATCACTACATTGTTTGGAGTAGCTGAATTCAATCCAAAAGG ACAACAGGCATCAATCTTTCTCAAGGCTTTGTGCAATTATCCAGGAGTTGACTGCTATGATCTGGTGACTGCAATTACAG GTAAAAATTGCTGTCTCAATGCTTCCACGGTTGACCTATTCCTACAAAATGAGCCTCAATCCACAGCAACCAAAAACATGGTGCATTTAGCTCAGA CCGTTCGAGATGGGGTTATCGCAAAATATAACTACGGGAGACCGGATTATAACCTGATGCATTACGGAGAAGCCAGGCCACCAATTTACAACATCTCAAACATACCTAAAGACCTTCCCATATTCATTAGCTATGGAGGCCAAGATGCACTGTCAGACGTTGAAGATGTAGGGCAGTTGCTTGATAATCTAAAGTATCATGATGTCAACAAGCTGTCGATTCAGTACATCAAGGATTATGCTCATGCGGATTTCATAATGGGAGTAAATGCCAAGGATATTGTGTATAATCAAGTTGTTAGCTTCTTTAAAAACCAGCAATGA